The proteins below come from a single Fusobacterium nucleatum genomic window:
- the malQ gene encoding 4-alpha-glucanotransferase yields MKRECGVLLAISSLPSSYGIGDFGKEAYRFVDFLVSSGQSLWQILPLCPVEYGNSPYQSPSTFAGNFLYLDLENLVNNEYLTQKDIDVLKQEVSYIDYEYIKSQKESLLRKASQAFFYKKKEEKDFKKFQKENKFWLEDYALFLALNKKFKGKIWNTWQKEYKFREKKFIEEAKKNFQEEYQYESFIQYYFYKQWKQLKEYTNSKGIKIIGDLPIYVATHSADTWQNPHLFCFDKHLRIKSVAGCPPDYFSKTGQLWGNILYNWKEMKKNDYSWWIQRIKHSFLLYDILRLDHFRGFASYWAIHFGEKTAINGKWKKGPRYAFFKELKRKIPNMNIVAEDLGTLTSDVFKLLEQTKYPNMKVLQFGLTEWDNMYNPKNYQENSVAYTGTHDNIPIVEWYTSLNEKEKYICDENLKNFLKDFKSNIWEPIQWRAIEALYASKSNRVIVPLQDILGLGNDSRMNIPSTVGKNWTWRVYWNYRHNDLENKLYNLAQKYKRINKGEDNGI; encoded by the coding sequence ATGAAAAGAGAATGCGGAGTTTTATTAGCAATTAGTTCTCTACCAAGTTCCTATGGTATTGGGGATTTTGGGAAAGAAGCATATCGTTTTGTTGATTTCTTAGTGTCCTCTGGACAAAGTTTGTGGCAAATATTACCACTATGTCCTGTAGAATATGGAAATTCTCCTTATCAATCACCTTCTACTTTTGCTGGAAATTTTTTATATTTAGATTTAGAAAATTTAGTTAATAATGAATATTTAACACAAAAGGATATTGATGTATTAAAACAAGAAGTATCTTATATAGATTATGAATATATTAAAAGCCAGAAAGAGTCTTTATTAAGAAAGGCTTCTCAGGCTTTTTTTTACAAAAAGAAAGAAGAAAAAGATTTTAAAAAATTTCAAAAAGAAAATAAATTTTGGTTAGAAGATTATGCACTTTTTCTTGCTTTAAATAAGAAATTTAAAGGTAAAATATGGAACACTTGGCAAAAAGAATATAAATTTAGAGAGAAAAAATTTATAGAAGAAGCTAAAAAAAATTTTCAAGAAGAGTATCAATATGAAAGTTTTATTCAGTACTATTTTTATAAACAATGGAAACAGTTAAAAGAATATACAAACAGTAAAGGAATAAAAATTATAGGAGATTTACCTATATATGTAGCTACACATAGTGCAGATACTTGGCAAAATCCTCATTTATTTTGTTTTGATAAACATTTAAGAATAAAATCAGTGGCAGGTTGTCCTCCTGATTATTTTTCTAAAACAGGACAACTATGGGGAAATATTCTTTATAATTGGAAAGAGATGAAAAAAAATGACTATTCTTGGTGGATACAAAGGATTAAACATAGTTTTTTACTTTATGATATTCTAAGATTAGATCATTTTAGGGGCTTTGCTTCTTATTGGGCAATACATTTTGGAGAAAAAACAGCAATCAATGGAAAGTGGAAAAAAGGACCTAGATATGCATTTTTCAAAGAATTAAAAAGAAAAATACCTAATATGAATATAGTAGCTGAAGATTTAGGAACTCTTACTTCAGATGTGTTTAAACTTTTAGAGCAAACAAAGTATCCAAATATGAAAGTGCTTCAATTTGGCTTAACAGAATGGGATAATATGTACAATCCTAAAAATTATCAAGAAAATTCAGTTGCATATACAGGTACTCATGATAATATCCCAATAGTTGAATGGTATACAAGTTTAAATGAAAAAGAAAAATATATCTGTGATGAAAATTTAAAAAATTTTTTAAAAGATTTTAAGTCTAATATTTGGGAGCCTATACAATGGAGAGCAATAGAAGCTCTTTATGCCTCAAAATCTAATAGAGTTATAGTTCCTTTACAAGATATATTAGGTTTAGGAAACGATTCCAGAATGAATATTCCTTCAACAGTAGGGAAAAATTGGACTTGGAGAGTTTATTGGAATTATAGACACAATGATTTAGAAAACAAATTATATAATTTAGCACAAAAGTATAAAAGAATTAATAAAGGGGAAGATAATGGAATTTAA
- a CDS encoding Bax inhibitor-1/YccA family protein encodes MYYNMNDIDVRSSNNFLRKVFLYMILGVAISFGTGAYLLYFNQNLLYSLLNYYQFLLIAELAMVFSISFFINKISSSLARILFLAYSLVNGVTLTVVGLIYAPQVIFYAFMITLTIFVVTAIYGYTTQEDLSSYRRFFMIALISLIILSIINIFLKANMLEWIITIAGTVIFTGLIAYDVNRIKWISYQLADGDNEVMEKMGIIGALSLYLDFVNLFFYILRIFGRKK; translated from the coding sequence ATGTATTACAATATGAATGATATTGATGTTAGAAGTTCTAACAATTTTTTAAGAAAAGTATTTTTGTATATGATTTTAGGAGTTGCCATTTCTTTTGGAACAGGAGCATATTTATTATATTTTAATCAAAATTTACTATACTCATTACTAAACTATTATCAATTTTTACTAATAGCTGAGTTAGCTATGGTGTTCTCTATAAGTTTTTTTATAAATAAAATATCTTCTAGTTTAGCAAGAATTTTATTTCTTGCTTATTCCTTAGTAAATGGTGTGACTCTTACTGTAGTTGGACTTATTTATGCACCACAAGTAATTTTTTACGCATTTATGATAACTCTTACAATTTTTGTTGTAACTGCTATTTACGGTTATACTACACAAGAAGATTTAAGTTCTTATAGAAGATTTTTTATGATAGCTTTAATTTCATTAATAATCTTATCAATTATCAATATTTTTCTAAAAGCTAATATGCTTGAATGGATAATTACAATAGCAGGTACTGTTATATTTACAGGACTTATTGCTTATGATGTAAATAGAATTAAGTGGATATCTTATCAATTAGCAGATGGAGATAATGAAGTTATGGAAAAAATGGGAATAATAGGTGCTTTATCTCTTTACCTTGATTTTGTTAATTTGTTTTTCTATATACTTAGAATTTTTGGAAGAAAAAAATAA